From Nitrospirota bacterium, the proteins below share one genomic window:
- a CDS encoding acyl-CoA thioesterase: MRSKNRTTYFERVPGVPEPIVVEIKRRVRFNEADPMAIAWHGRYPLYFEEASEELGRKCGLSYADYFEAGLRAPVVEFHIDYYKPLFLDEEFTIKASMIWHEGSRLNIEYLLFKQDKSVASSAYMVHLFTDHQTGEPFMVSPELLDRCRRRWKAGEFHRTL; the protein is encoded by the coding sequence ATGAGGTCAAAGAACAGGACAACCTATTTTGAGCGTGTCCCGGGAGTACCCGAGCCCATTGTCGTTGAGATCAAGCGGCGGGTCCGCTTCAATGAGGCCGATCCCATGGCGATCGCGTGGCATGGGAGGTACCCCCTTTATTTCGAAGAGGCGTCCGAGGAACTTGGCAGAAAATGCGGTCTGTCGTATGCGGACTATTTCGAAGCCGGACTGCGCGCGCCGGTCGTCGAATTCCACATTGATTACTATAAACCGCTGTTCCTCGATGAGGAATTCACGATCAAGGCATCGATGATCTGGCACGAAGGATCGCGGCTGAATATCGAGTATCTTCTGTTCAAGCAGGACAAGAGCGTTGCCTCGAGCGCTTACATGGTGCATTTGTTCACCGACCATCAGACCGGAGAACCTTTCATGGTTTCGCCGGAATTACTTGACCGCTGCCGGAGGAGATGGAAGGCAGGGGAGTTCCATCGCACGCTATGA
- a CDS encoding DUF3261 domain-containing protein, with protein MKRFVLLVILQVFIAGCSTVPFQKTGLVVLDSEDPRGMVARFQKGIPASFQLLTSVVFEYNSRKFSGIGTVQINKLDGVFRVAGMNPMGVKLFELSGDQRSVTSHYTIADFSRYGDIATAVGSDIRRIYFDLAPGPEATVWKRRYKLIFRQPFGPGFLEYVFAGTGGDLIEKNYYEEDGIVWNVSYYEYHDQDGKRWPQGIVLIHYQYGYRLTIRQKEFIVEHN; from the coding sequence ATGAAGCGATTCGTCTTGCTGGTCATACTGCAGGTATTTATTGCCGGATGCAGCACGGTCCCGTTTCAGAAAACAGGTCTGGTAGTGCTTGATTCCGAAGATCCCCGAGGCATGGTAGCGCGTTTTCAGAAGGGCATTCCGGCAAGTTTTCAATTGCTAACAAGCGTTGTTTTTGAGTATAATTCACGCAAATTTTCCGGCATCGGCACCGTGCAGATAAACAAGCTGGATGGAGTTTTCAGGGTCGCCGGGATGAATCCCATGGGCGTTAAACTGTTCGAGCTCTCCGGCGATCAGCGCAGCGTAACAAGCCATTATACGATCGCGGATTTCTCCCGATACGGCGATATCGCCACTGCGGTGGGCAGCGACATCAGACGCATTTATTTTGATCTGGCCCCCGGTCCCGAAGCGACTGTCTGGAAGAGAAGATATAAACTGATCTTTCGTCAGCCTTTTGGCCCCGGTTTTCTGGAGTATGTATTCGCCGGAACGGGCGGGGACCTGATCGAGAAGAACTATTATGAAGAGGACGGAATAGTCTGGAACGTATCGTATTACGAATACCATGACCAGGATGGAAAACGATGGCCGCAGGGCATTGTCCTTATTCACTACCAATACGGCTACCGGTTGACCATAAGGCAGAAGGAGTTTATTGTTGAGCACAATTAA